The Streptomyces sp. Alt3 genome has a segment encoding these proteins:
- a CDS encoding tetratricopeptide repeat protein produces MRSSGTSTGSASGRGRLGAGLVLVPDVPRPDPHTAVMEDPEVPERKRFCSRSDCGAAVGRARGERPGRTEGFCTKCGHPYSFVPKLRGGDIVHGQYEVAGCLAHGGLGWVYLAVDRAVSDRWVVLKGLLDTGDQDAMAAAISERRFLAEIEHSNIVRIYNFVEHLDQRTGSLDGYIVMEYVGGKSLKEIANELRTPAGKRDPLPVEQACAYGIEALEALGHLHSRNLLYCDFKVDNAIQTEDQLKLIDMGAVRRMDDDESAIYGTVGYQAPEVAEAGPSVASDLYTVARTLAVLTFDFQGYTNVFVDSLPDPDNIEVFRRYESFYRLLVRATDPDPARRFSSAAEMAEQLTGVLREVIALQTGRPRPALSTLFGVEMRVTDTELFAELTEEVSRLGVRRDPSGGGGRFGRRRASSVPAAALPSPALTATPAPPAAAPQAGGAAPLYAPDTHVRGSAGSGTPGGAVAHVQRASVPAPRPAVPAPGALPSVIPGAGPRLAAFDARATSLALPVPRVDPNDPNAGFLAGVMASAPAELISALHSVPAASLETRLRELRARLEMRELDSAVRALTAVEAQHPDDWRVVWYRGVTSLVTGDNENAALSFDAVYDAFPGEPAPKLALGVCAEVLGQLDNAAEYYRLVWATDPSFVSSAFGLARVQIAAGDRAAAVRTLESVPESSIHYTAARVAAVRARLRGRAPQEPLIHDLSAAADQVTALKGYGLDAVRRERLSTEVLGTALDWVLSGSPTAQPAAPSSPAAAGPGTVLGSELDERGLRSGLERSYRMLARLAQRGDERIELVERANRLRPRTWV; encoded by the coding sequence GTGCGCTCCTCGGGCACCTCGACGGGCTCCGCCTCGGGGCGCGGCCGGCTGGGCGCCGGCCTGGTGCTCGTCCCCGACGTGCCGCGGCCCGACCCGCACACCGCGGTGATGGAGGACCCGGAGGTCCCCGAGCGGAAGCGGTTCTGCTCGCGCTCCGACTGCGGCGCGGCGGTGGGCCGGGCCCGCGGCGAACGGCCGGGCCGTACCGAGGGGTTCTGCACCAAGTGCGGCCACCCCTACTCCTTCGTGCCCAAGCTGCGCGGCGGTGACATCGTGCACGGGCAGTACGAGGTGGCGGGCTGCCTGGCGCACGGCGGGCTCGGCTGGGTCTATCTGGCCGTGGACAGGGCGGTCTCCGACCGCTGGGTCGTCCTCAAGGGCCTGCTGGACACCGGGGACCAGGACGCGATGGCCGCGGCCATCTCCGAGCGGCGCTTCCTCGCGGAGATCGAGCACTCCAACATCGTCCGCATCTACAACTTCGTGGAACACCTCGACCAGCGCACGGGTTCGCTCGACGGCTACATAGTGATGGAGTACGTCGGCGGGAAGTCGCTCAAGGAGATCGCCAACGAGCTCCGCACACCGGCCGGGAAGCGGGACCCGCTGCCGGTGGAGCAGGCCTGCGCGTACGGGATCGAGGCGCTGGAGGCGCTCGGCCATCTGCACAGCCGCAACCTGCTGTACTGCGACTTCAAGGTCGACAACGCGATCCAGACCGAGGACCAGCTCAAGCTCATCGACATGGGCGCGGTGCGCAGGATGGACGACGACGAGTCGGCCATCTACGGCACCGTCGGCTACCAGGCACCCGAGGTGGCCGAGGCCGGACCGTCGGTGGCCTCGGACCTCTACACGGTCGCGCGGACGCTCGCGGTGCTGACCTTCGACTTCCAGGGGTACACGAACGTCTTCGTGGACTCCCTGCCCGATCCGGACAACATCGAGGTGTTCCGGAGGTACGAGTCGTTCTACCGGCTGCTCGTGCGCGCCACCGACCCCGACCCGGCCCGCCGGTTCTCCTCGGCCGCGGAGATGGCGGAGCAGCTGACGGGTGTGCTGCGGGAGGTGATCGCGCTGCAGACGGGACGTCCGCGCCCGGCGCTCTCGACCCTGTTCGGGGTGGAGATGCGCGTGACGGACACGGAGTTGTTCGCGGAGCTGACCGAGGAGGTGTCGCGGCTCGGCGTCCGGAGGGATCCGTCCGGCGGCGGAGGGCGCTTCGGCCGGCGCCGGGCGTCATCCGTTCCGGCGGCCGCCCTCCCCTCCCCTGCCCTGACCGCGACGCCCGCTCCCCCCGCCGCGGCCCCGCAGGCGGGGGGTGCCGCGCCCCTGTACGCGCCCGACACCCATGTCAGGGGAAGTGCCGGAAGCGGGACCCCGGGCGGCGCGGTGGCCCACGTCCAGCGGGCGTCCGTCCCCGCGCCCCGCCCCGCGGTCCCGGCCCCGGGTGCGCTGCCGTCCGTGATCCCCGGCGCGGGTCCCCGGCTCGCCGCGTTCGACGCGCGGGCGACGTCCCTGGCCCTGCCGGTCCCCCGGGTCGACCCGAACGACCCCAACGCCGGATTCCTCGCGGGGGTGATGGCCTCGGCACCCGCGGAGCTGATCTCCGCACTGCACTCCGTGCCCGCCGCCTCGCTGGAGACCCGGCTGCGGGAGCTGCGCGCCCGCCTGGAGATGCGCGAACTCGACTCCGCCGTGCGGGCGCTGACAGCGGTGGAGGCGCAGCACCCGGACGACTGGCGGGTCGTCTGGTACCGCGGTGTCACCTCGCTGGTGACCGGTGACAACGAGAACGCCGCGCTGTCCTTCGACGCGGTCTACGACGCCTTCCCCGGCGAGCCGGCGCCGAAGCTCGCGCTGGGGGTGTGCGCGGAGGTACTGGGGCAGCTGGACAACGCGGCGGAGTACTACCGCCTGGTGTGGGCGACGGATCCGAGCTTCGTCAGCTCGGCGTTCGGCCTGGCCCGGGTGCAGATCGCCGCCGGGGACCGGGCGGCGGCGGTGCGCACCCTCGAATCGGTGCCGGAGTCGTCGATCCACTACACGGCGGCCCGGGTGGCCGCGGTGCGGGCGAGACTCCGCGGGCGTGCCCCGCAGGAGCCGCTGATCCACGACCTGTCCGCCGCAGCGGACCAGGTGACCGCGCTGAAGGGATACGGCCTGGACGCGGTGAGACGCGAACGGTTGTCGACCGAGGTACTGGGTACGGCACTTGACTGGGTACTCTCCGGTAGTCCCACGGCTCAGCCGGCGGCTCCGTCCTCCCCCGCAGCCGCGGGGCCGGGGACGGTCCTGGGCAGCGAGCTGGACGAGCGGGGCCTCAGGTCAGGTCTGGAACGCTCGTACCGGATGCTCGCCCGGCTCGCGCAGCGGGGCGACGAGAGGATCGAACTGGTGGAGCGGGCCAACCGCCTCCGCCCCCGGACCTGGGTGTGA
- a CDS encoding glutamate ABC transporter substrate-binding protein, whose amino-acid sequence MTRAKGRATRGGLRGWGGVTGMAVACAVTASLTLLPLAHGDGTFGGQSAGHGAAPAAPAEAEECKDPEASLPAEDADGPSIERIRKRGKLIAGVDQNSFQWGYRNPESRTLEGFDIDLVHAIAEDILGDRDAVIFRAIPTNQRIAALENDKVDVVVRTMTINCRRIGQVAFSTAYFQAGQQVLAPKASTIDGYNESLKGKRVCTAEGSTAFDALNEKSFGAVFEDEHDGTGQDEDRLTVPNQLDCLVRLQLGEVDAVVTDNALAAGQAAQDPAVELKGDKPFTTEYYGVAAKLGADDLVARVNHVLEDYRRGGADSPWMTSYRAWLATGLPGITGPPAPKYRSN is encoded by the coding sequence ATGACCAGGGCGAAGGGCCGGGCCACACGCGGCGGGCTGCGCGGCTGGGGCGGGGTGACGGGCATGGCGGTCGCCTGTGCCGTCACCGCCTCGCTCACCCTGCTGCCGCTGGCGCACGGCGACGGGACGTTCGGCGGGCAGAGCGCCGGCCACGGCGCCGCCCCGGCGGCGCCCGCCGAGGCGGAGGAGTGCAAGGACCCGGAGGCGAGCCTCCCGGCCGAGGACGCGGACGGGCCGAGCATCGAGAGGATCAGGAAGCGCGGGAAGCTGATAGCGGGCGTCGACCAGAACAGCTTCCAGTGGGGTTACCGCAACCCTGAGAGCCGCACGCTCGAAGGCTTCGACATCGATCTCGTGCACGCGATCGCCGAGGACATCCTCGGCGACCGCGACGCGGTGATCTTCCGTGCCATCCCCACCAACCAGCGCATCGCCGCGCTGGAGAACGACAAGGTCGACGTCGTCGTCCGCACGATGACGATCAACTGCAGGCGCATCGGCCAGGTGGCGTTCTCCACGGCCTACTTCCAGGCCGGCCAGCAGGTCCTGGCGCCCAAGGCGTCCACGATCGACGGCTACAACGAATCGCTGAAGGGCAAGCGGGTCTGCACGGCTGAGGGTTCGACGGCGTTCGACGCGCTGAACGAGAAGTCCTTCGGCGCGGTCTTCGAGGACGAGCACGACGGCACCGGGCAGGACGAGGACCGGCTGACCGTGCCCAACCAGCTGGACTGCCTGGTGCGGCTGCAGCTCGGCGAGGTCGACGCGGTGGTCACGGACAACGCGCTGGCGGCGGGCCAGGCGGCCCAGGACCCGGCCGTGGAGCTGAAGGGCGACAAGCCCTTCACCACGGAGTACTACGGCGTCGCCGCGAAGCTCGGTGCGGACGACCTGGTGGCCAGGGTCAACCATGTGCTGGAGGATTACCGCCGGGGCGGTGCCGACAGCCCCTGGATGACGTCGTACCGGGCGTGGCTGGCGACGGGGCTGCCCGGGATCACGGGCCCTCCGGCGCCCAAGTACCGGAGCAACTGA